The Rosa rugosa chromosome 3, drRosRugo1.1, whole genome shotgun sequence sequence ttcctcaaGGCGAAGATTCATTTTCAGCATGAGATATGAAATTGCCCCCATTTCCCTCTGAATCTGATCAACAACATTTTATTCTCCTTGGCCACCGGCCTTGGGTATTTACTCTGGCCACCAGCCTTACAcatacatttcaacaacactaaccacaaatatatttcaaatataaaaggaaaaaatcagAATATGATTACTAAAGGAAAGAACGCTAGTTTACGTTACCCAGACTTTTATCACTTCGAGGCTTGTATTCCATCACTCCTAGTCCTTAGTGACAGAAATGAGATTTCACCATTAGaagctcccgccatcactttttagggaaaagtgtttcccacagacggcgccacttgttggtgtcgaaaaattccgtagaggagtttgactcaccaatgaatgcggactggagcgggagctgaccgggaacaatcaagaagcttccctcgagcgttgactcgaagtttaaccgtcggctcgaggaggagggggggtacctgcagaaaactctccgatgcctaagtcagtacgtttcttagtagtgaagtagagagaattggaattcgatggattacctggacgtcgagcctcctttatataggcgatgacttacttagGGAGCAAACCGTCATTATTCCGGCTTTTATGCTATGGAATTAATCGCTTTAATTACGggcccagcagaatttgaccactcccacaatcAATCATTTCCTCTTCCTAGTCAGCTAACCTCTTCTTCATCAGCATCAACCAGAGTCTCTTCACATACAGTCATGTCAAGTAGGTTTTCTCGCTTCAGCAAATCTATGTGAGGCTGAGGCTGAGGCTGATGCTGATACTTGATCTCTGTACGCGCGTGAACTTGGTCCCATAGCCATAGGCTGATCACTGATGATTTCTCCATGAAAAAGATTGGACCGAGACAAGTTATCGGCTCAAGAGGGTCATGGGAAATCTTTAAATCAAAGAGCTTACTCCACGAGTCAGTCACCCCATATTCTTTCATGTACCAAATACTAGCAGATGTCATACTAGAGAACCAGTCCTCCATATGATGCAACACGTATAGGCATCCTTAACAGGAGACCCGCAAAAGATTAGCATACTCTAGATGATCATCATTATCATCAAAATCAGGCAGCGAAAGTTTTCCAAACTCCTCATTTTCCAGATCAAAAGTAAGGACACAATCTTCCTCCTCATGTGATTCATAGAACCCATTATTGTGATCGAAGAGCCAGTGAAGTTTTTCATTTGAAAGAGCCCCCTGACTTTGGGTTATGCGGTTGATCCACTTTGGGGCACCGGAAATGGCTCTCCAAATTTGATTCTTCCATGAGAATATTAAGAGCTCCTCGAATTCAGAGTTAATCCGAAACCCTATCAAAAGTTTATAGTCGTCAGTAGCCGACACACAACAAAAGCCGTAGTGATAAACACTAAACTCaacttcttctgcttcttcctcTGAAAAATAACCACCAAAATCTGGGTCGGGTAATTTCCTGAAGACAGTGGTTGACGGATTCCATAAGATGAAGTTTTTATGAGGATCGAGACTTGCACATACCAAACCACTACTAGAGCCCAGTAGCGTGACTTGAAGAAACCGCCATTGCTCGAGTTCCAAGAATGGGCAGGTAAGCTTTCTAATTGATGATGACTTCGCCTGGAGGTTCAAGGATTCCATTTGAGATGAGGAGATGATGATGAGCCTGTGATTCACAGTTTTCTAGCAACGCGCTAATTTATGGTGCTTTCGGGACTCGGGAGAATCTATAGTCTGAGATTCTACTGCTCCATTTTTTTGAGACGCATCGAAATTTCAGTATAGATTTCAAGGGCAACTTGAGTATGATTATTTCTACAACATCATCTACGAGGTCATCGCCCTC is a genomic window containing:
- the LOC133737913 gene encoding F-box/kelch-repeat protein At3g23880-like — protein: MESLNLQAKSSSIRKLTCPFLELEQWRFLQVTLLGSSSGLVCASLDPHKNFILWNPSTTVFRKLPDPDFGGYFSEEEAEEVEFSVYHYGFCCVSATDDYKLLIGFRINSEFEELLIFSWKNQIWRAISGAPKWINRITQSQGALSNEKLHWLFDHNNGFYESHEEEDCVLTFDLENEEFGKLSLPDFDDNDDHLEYANLLRVSC